In Fibrobacter sp. UWB2, one DNA window encodes the following:
- the ychF gene encoding redox-regulated ATPase YchF: MGFKCGIVGLPNVGKSTIFNAITNAGAESANYPFCTIDPNVGMVSVPDARLDELVKVYNPKSIVPAVTEFVDIAGLVKGASKGEGLGNQFLTHIRECEAIMEVVRCFDDENIIHVNGSVDPIRDVEVIETELILKDLDTVEKRLATEAKSARTGNAEAKARLAACELLKTTMEEGRAARTVMHDSEEMEGIVKDLGLLTAKPLFYCANVKEDDILTGNTYVDQLKEYASKHGHDVIVISGKIEEELSAMEPADKADFLKELGMTESGLDSVVRKGYEILGLRTFFTAGEKECRAWTFHAGFKAPQCAGVIHTDFERGFIRAETLSYADFLKHGSWNAAKEAGLVRTEGKEYLVQDGDIMYFLFNV, from the coding sequence ATGGGTTTTAAATGCGGCATCGTAGGCCTCCCGAACGTAGGCAAGAGCACAATCTTCAACGCAATCACTAACGCAGGCGCAGAATCCGCCAACTATCCGTTCTGCACCATCGACCCGAACGTCGGCATGGTCAGCGTCCCGGATGCCCGCCTCGATGAACTTGTGAAGGTCTACAACCCGAAATCCATCGTCCCGGCTGTTACAGAATTCGTAGATATTGCAGGTCTTGTAAAAGGCGCTTCCAAGGGCGAAGGTCTCGGCAACCAGTTCCTCACCCACATCCGCGAATGCGAAGCCATCATGGAAGTGGTACGCTGCTTTGACGACGAAAACATCATCCACGTGAACGGTTCTGTGGACCCGATCCGCGACGTCGAAGTGATTGAAACAGAACTCATCCTCAAGGACTTGGACACTGTCGAAAAGCGCCTCGCTACCGAAGCTAAGAGTGCTCGTACCGGCAACGCCGAAGCCAAGGCTCGTCTCGCCGCTTGCGAACTTTTGAAGACGACGATGGAAGAAGGCCGCGCCGCCCGCACCGTGATGCACGACAGCGAAGAAATGGAAGGCATCGTCAAGGACCTCGGACTCCTTACAGCAAAGCCGCTCTTCTACTGCGCAAACGTCAAAGAAGACGACATCCTCACCGGTAACACTTATGTGGACCAGCTCAAGGAATACGCCTCCAAGCACGGTCACGACGTCATCGTCATCAGCGGTAAGATCGAAGAAGAACTTTCCGCCATGGAACCGGCCGACAAGGCTGACTTCTTGAAGGAACTCGGCATGACGGAATCCGGACTCGATTCCGTTGTCCGCAAGGGTTACGAAATCCTCGGTCTCCGCACGTTCTTCACCGCTGGCGAAAAGGAATGCCGCGCATGGACGTTCCACGCAGGCTTCAAGGCCCCGCAGTGCGCAGGCGTCATCCACACGGACTTCGAACGTGGCTTTATCCGCGCCGAAACTTTGAGCTACGCCGACTTCCTCAAGCACGGTAGCTGGAACGCCGCCAAGGAAGCGGGTCTCGTCCGTACGGAAGGCAAGGAATACCTCGTACAGGATGGCGACATCATGTACTTCTTGTTCAACGTGTAA
- a CDS encoding MATE family efflux transporter, with protein MATDALKTNMDMLNGPLGRKILRFAVPLAATSILQQLFNAADIAVVGQFAGDKALAAVGANTFVINMLINLFVGISVGVNVVVANSIGAQSYRAITRSVHTSVIVSFFSGILLSFIGVFFARPILSAISTPTDVLDLAVRYLQVYFAGIPFVMLYNFVAAILRGKGDTKRPLYVLLATGAINVLLNVLFVAGFGMSVTGVALATVIANALSAGTLFYFLLHEVGPFKLEFWKLRITPVFLGRIMRVGLPAGLQGVVFSFSNVCLQSAINSLGSATVAASAAALTYEFIVYYWLNSFSHACVTFVGQNYGAKNLERCRRAVRWTILLATTSTFALSMLCCYFAKPLLSLYTSDPEIIATGSIRMYVVVGVLFINVFLDVFSGALRGMGQSLAPALTCVVGVCGIRILWVIFVFPQYRSFASLMVVYPVSWIVTIMVLAGIYIYRVKHTRF; from the coding sequence ATGGCAACGGATGCGTTAAAGACGAATATGGATATGTTGAACGGACCCCTCGGTCGTAAGATTCTGAGGTTTGCCGTTCCGCTTGCGGCGACAAGCATTTTGCAACAGCTGTTCAATGCGGCTGACATTGCCGTGGTCGGGCAGTTTGCTGGCGACAAGGCACTTGCGGCTGTTGGGGCGAATACGTTCGTCATCAACATGCTGATAAACTTGTTCGTAGGCATCTCTGTCGGCGTGAATGTCGTCGTCGCGAATTCGATTGGTGCGCAGAGCTATCGTGCCATTACGCGCAGTGTCCACACGTCTGTAATCGTCTCGTTCTTTAGTGGGATTTTGCTCTCGTTTATCGGAGTCTTTTTTGCGCGGCCGATCCTTTCGGCAATTTCGACCCCTACAGATGTTTTGGATTTGGCGGTGCGCTATCTGCAAGTCTATTTTGCGGGTATTCCGTTTGTCATGCTGTATAACTTTGTGGCGGCAATCCTGCGTGGCAAAGGCGATACAAAGCGCCCGCTTTACGTGCTCCTTGCGACGGGCGCTATCAACGTGTTGTTGAACGTCCTCTTTGTTGCAGGCTTTGGCATGAGCGTTACGGGGGTTGCGCTTGCGACCGTGATTGCAAATGCGCTGAGTGCGGGGACATTGTTCTACTTCTTGCTCCACGAAGTCGGACCGTTCAAGCTCGAATTCTGGAAGTTGAGAATTACGCCTGTGTTTCTCGGGCGCATTATGCGTGTGGGGCTCCCGGCGGGGCTTCAGGGCGTTGTGTTCTCGTTTAGCAATGTCTGCCTCCAGTCGGCCATCAACAGCCTTGGTTCTGCAACTGTAGCGGCATCTGCCGCGGCACTCACTTACGAGTTCATTGTCTATTACTGGCTCAATTCATTCTCGCATGCGTGCGTGACTTTTGTGGGGCAAAACTATGGCGCGAAAAATTTGGAACGCTGCCGCCGTGCGGTCCGTTGGACCATTTTGCTAGCGACTACATCTACGTTTGCGTTGAGCATGCTTTGCTGCTACTTTGCAAAGCCGTTGCTTTCGCTGTACACGTCCGATCCCGAAATTATTGCGACTGGTTCAATCCGCATGTACGTCGTGGTTGGCGTGCTGTTTATCAACGTCTTTTTGGACGTTTTCTCTGGTGCGCTACGTGGCATGGGGCAGTCTTTGGCTCCGGCGCTGACTTGCGTGGTGGGTGTCTGCGGTATACGAATCCTCTGGGTTATTTTTGTATTCCCGCAGTACCGTTCTTTCGCTTCGCTGATGGTGGTGTACCCGGTGAGCTGGATTGTCACCATCATGGTCTTGGCTGGGATATACATTTATCGGGTAAAACATACCCGTTTTTAA
- the asd gene encoding archaetidylserine decarboxylase (Phosphatidylserine decarboxylase is synthesized as a single chain precursor. Generation of the pyruvoyl active site from a Ser is coupled to cleavage of a Gly-Ser bond between the larger (beta) and smaller (alpha chains). It is an integral membrane protein.): MNTPFYVFMKLLPKNAASRIFGAFTRLRIPFLSKIARNAFASYYKLDMSESEYPLSHYKNIGELFIRKLKPGMRPVADGAEIVSPVDGVLSQTGTFDGDDQNLIQAKGKTYTLQSLLRSEELAERFKGGAFATIYLAPFNYHRIHSPVKGDLVLSSYCPGTLWPVNAGSVERVEGLFSINERLTSELRLADGSEVLVVKVGATNVGRIGVVYNDSILTNAGKLPRDKKRLDWIPNQQFSFDRGDELGRFEMGSTVILVVDKKIRERHPDLFKSRLGQAVKVGEAL, translated from the coding sequence ATGAACACTCCTTTCTACGTTTTTATGAAGCTTTTGCCGAAGAATGCCGCAAGTCGCATTTTCGGTGCCTTTACGCGTTTGCGCATCCCGTTCCTGAGCAAAATCGCTCGCAACGCCTTTGCTAGCTATTACAAGCTCGACATGTCTGAATCGGAATACCCGCTCAGCCATTACAAGAACATCGGTGAACTTTTTATCCGCAAGCTCAAGCCGGGTATGCGCCCTGTTGCCGACGGTGCCGAAATCGTAAGCCCGGTCGATGGCGTGCTTTCGCAGACGGGAACGTTCGATGGCGATGACCAGAATTTGATCCAGGCGAAGGGCAAGACTTACACGCTCCAGAGCCTTTTGCGTAGCGAAGAACTTGCAGAACGTTTCAAGGGCGGCGCCTTTGCTACGATTTACTTGGCTCCGTTCAACTACCACCGCATCCATAGCCCCGTCAAGGGCGACCTCGTGCTTTCGAGCTATTGCCCGGGTACGCTTTGGCCGGTCAACGCAGGCAGTGTCGAACGTGTTGAAGGTCTTTTCAGCATCAATGAACGCTTGACGAGTGAACTCCGCTTGGCGGACGGTTCCGAAGTGCTCGTGGTCAAGGTCGGTGCGACAAACGTTGGCCGCATTGGCGTCGTGTATAACGATTCCATCTTGACGAATGCCGGCAAGCTCCCGCGCGACAAAAAGCGCTTGGACTGGATTCCGAATCAGCAGTTCTCTTTTGACCGTGGCGATGAACTTGGCCGCTTTGAAATGGGCAGCACCGTGATTCTCGTGGTCGACAAGAAAATTCGCGAACGCCATCCGGACTTGTTCAAGTCCCGTCTTGGACAGGCGGTGAAGGTGGGCGAGGCTCTCTAG
- a CDS encoding DUF4423 domain-containing protein has translation MAEIFDYDDYRDMIKDYYLEHKKHNSLYSFSTLGKTLGLDSSHAYYIVQKKRNLPVHAVPAAKKMLGLDGRGAAYFDLLIVASRTKSEKTKAEILQKAFQLRDVKRHLLKDNELKYLSAWWTIVVRALIEVKHGNVDIPEIASSVIPPITEEQAQESIEILKSLGFIQPINNNSKVRLADPHITVQGAEKAEAIRSFHSKVMQFGIRSLNEIPPENRDISTITMAVDSKGFEDLKKMLKEFRKEIQIRVDKCIVPDRVMQLNLALFPVALNKKKEK, from the coding sequence ATGGCAGAAATCTTTGATTACGATGACTACCGGGATATGATCAAGGATTATTACTTGGAGCATAAGAAACACAACTCCTTGTATTCCTTCAGCACTCTCGGCAAAACGCTTGGCTTGGATTCAAGTCATGCGTACTATATAGTTCAGAAAAAGCGCAATCTCCCCGTCCACGCAGTTCCCGCCGCAAAGAAAATGCTCGGACTGGACGGTCGCGGGGCCGCATACTTTGACTTGTTGATTGTCGCATCGCGCACAAAATCCGAAAAGACAAAAGCTGAAATTTTGCAAAAGGCATTCCAGCTCCGCGATGTGAAGCGCCATTTGCTCAAGGACAACGAGCTCAAGTATTTAAGCGCCTGGTGGACTATCGTCGTAAGAGCGCTCATCGAAGTGAAACACGGCAACGTGGACATCCCGGAAATCGCAAGCAGCGTGATTCCGCCCATCACCGAAGAACAGGCGCAAGAAAGCATCGAGATTTTAAAGTCGCTCGGCTTTATCCAGCCGATCAACAACAACAGCAAAGTCCGCCTCGCCGACCCGCACATCACGGTCCAAGGCGCCGAAAAGGCCGAAGCCATCCGCAGTTTCCATTCGAAGGTTATGCAGTTTGGCATCCGCTCGCTCAATGAAATTCCGCCAGAGAACCGCGACATTTCGACAATCACCATGGCAGTCGATTCCAAGGGATTCGAAGACCTGAAAAAGATGCTCAAGGAATTCCGCAAAGAAATCCAGATTCGCGTCGACAAGTGCATTGTCCCCGATCGCGTTATGCAGTTGAACCTCGCTTTATTCCCCGTCGCACTCAATAAGAAGAAGGAAAAATAA
- a CDS encoding SUMF1/EgtB/PvdO family nonheme iron enzyme, translating to MTFYRWLPLLLLVPALTMADEDRNFKLTSENFKVGNVLERATNFAIVLDKSVAISQAPVFPLQANQLYLRHKASAKEYLWFCGDAKPEEYKNLHAFNLKENHLSAREVLGLRLYASRQYKAFQDEADIYFDAEYIYSPRVTKLLFMKNGKWQVLNESAHPGMVQINSDEKNLEIVSLNAKMKPGTRALYPVDSGTYVFSFNAPDQLPYADIGNLKAGEVLTFDVKFPAPDTSAAVSVDSNAVSSSSAASTDSAVASSSSVAVRDSNSVIAIPDFDAGVSSSSEAPAIVTESKTTSPAVPSVTIEQVQALKTLEETEALYDAFSADVDKNFKRVDTTEFSKFYPAIKPADSLGLVDSGKVYRGYVAHYNLKRTEAQNLWRQKKLGVVSNLYKAFHAKFDSLQALPLQINMMPVAIEKIMKAPDTTIVIDSSKSPADTIKKVVDSAKIDSLNLRFGADRERVDVAWKGVVDGYSMDTLVEKLAAGNSGLVTTLFLVNNKPVWVFKEGDLVGRYQYRYEKLGFRVGDSLYFGKGEFKLPKHILVEKEVEEWLKRGPESSSSVAPSSSSAAPDTVKAEPVFNVVEHATRGTVAVVDSGSFRYRGKVVSMSPFAIHTTEVTQEFFHKIMGLLDSTKRIPDKSAFKGANKPVQNITWENAQYACKVLGGDLPTEAQWEFAGRAGSNDGVLWTADDVMSVGKYAIFAENSFKRGKKDSAYGPHDVATKTPNAWGLYDMSGNVAEWTRDNYFAITFSIESSNPTGSFWGTGKVLKGGSWKDKEKKLNMTYRDDEDPRYWSDFIGFRCVFPLERIIQGKNNE from the coding sequence ATGACTTTTTACCGATGGCTTCCGCTTTTGTTGCTGGTCCCGGCATTAACAATGGCCGATGAGGATCGTAACTTTAAATTGACTTCGGAAAATTTTAAAGTCGGTAATGTTTTAGAGCGTGCGACCAACTTTGCAATCGTGTTGGATAAGTCGGTTGCCATTTCGCAGGCCCCTGTTTTCCCGTTGCAGGCAAACCAGCTCTACCTCCGCCATAAAGCGTCCGCAAAGGAATACCTTTGGTTCTGTGGCGATGCCAAACCGGAAGAATACAAGAACCTTCATGCCTTTAACCTCAAGGAAAATCACTTGAGCGCCCGTGAAGTGCTTGGGCTCCGCCTTTACGCTTCTCGCCAATACAAGGCTTTCCAGGACGAAGCGGACATTTACTTCGATGCCGAATATATTTACTCTCCCCGTGTCACTAAGCTCTTGTTCATGAAGAATGGCAAGTGGCAGGTCCTGAATGAAAGTGCACACCCGGGAATGGTGCAAATTAATTCTGACGAGAAAAATCTGGAAATTGTCTCGCTCAATGCGAAAATGAAACCGGGGACCAGGGCTCTTTACCCTGTGGATAGCGGAACCTATGTGTTTTCGTTTAACGCTCCTGACCAGCTCCCGTATGCCGATATCGGAAACCTCAAGGCTGGCGAAGTCCTCACGTTCGATGTGAAATTCCCGGCTCCGGATACAAGCGCAGCTGTCTCTGTTGATTCCAATGCGGTTAGCTCTAGCTCTGCGGCTTCCACGGACTCTGCTGTAGCTTCGAGTTCTAGCGTGGCAGTCCGTGATTCGAATTCGGTTATTGCAATTCCTGACTTTGATGCTGGTGTTTCTAGTTCAAGTGAAGCTCCGGCTATCGTTACCGAATCTAAGACGACCTCTCCGGCTGTCCCGTCTGTGACGATTGAACAGGTGCAGGCCCTGAAAACGCTTGAAGAAACCGAAGCGCTTTACGATGCGTTCTCCGCTGATGTCGATAAGAACTTTAAGCGCGTGGATACGACGGAATTCTCGAAATTCTATCCGGCCATCAAGCCTGCGGATTCTCTTGGACTCGTGGATTCGGGTAAGGTCTATCGCGGTTACGTGGCTCACTACAATCTCAAACGCACCGAGGCGCAGAACCTCTGGCGTCAAAAGAAGCTTGGTGTTGTCAGCAACTTGTACAAGGCTTTCCATGCAAAGTTTGATAGCCTCCAGGCGCTTCCGCTCCAGATTAACATGATGCCTGTTGCGATTGAAAAGATTATGAAGGCTCCGGACACGACCATCGTCATTGATTCGAGTAAGTCTCCTGCCGATACCATCAAGAAAGTTGTTGATTCTGCAAAGATTGATTCTCTGAATCTCCGCTTCGGTGCTGACCGTGAACGCGTAGATGTCGCATGGAAGGGAGTCGTTGATGGCTATTCCATGGATACTCTTGTGGAAAAGCTTGCTGCAGGAAATTCTGGACTCGTGACGACTTTGTTCCTCGTGAACAACAAGCCGGTGTGGGTGTTCAAGGAAGGCGACCTCGTGGGCCGTTACCAGTACCGCTATGAAAAGCTTGGCTTCCGCGTGGGCGATTCACTCTACTTTGGTAAGGGTGAATTTAAGTTGCCAAAGCATATTCTCGTTGAAAAGGAAGTGGAAGAATGGTTAAAGAGAGGGCCTGAGTCCTCTTCGTCTGTGGCTCCGAGTTCTTCTTCAGCTGCTCCGGATACGGTCAAGGCTGAACCTGTGTTTAACGTTGTTGAACACGCTACTCGTGGAACGGTTGCCGTTGTAGATTCTGGCTCGTTCCGCTATCGTGGCAAGGTGGTTTCCATGTCGCCGTTTGCAATCCACACGACCGAAGTGACGCAGGAATTTTTCCACAAGATCATGGGTCTTTTGGATTCCACGAAGCGTATTCCGGACAAGTCTGCATTTAAGGGGGCGAACAAGCCGGTCCAGAACATCACGTGGGAAAATGCGCAGTACGCTTGCAAGGTCCTTGGTGGTGATTTGCCTACCGAAGCCCAGTGGGAATTTGCGGGCCGCGCCGGTAGCAACGATGGTGTCCTCTGGACAGCAGACGATGTGATGAGCGTTGGCAAGTACGCTATCTTTGCCGAAAACTCCTTTAAGAGGGGCAAAAAGGATTCCGCCTATGGTCCGCATGACGTGGCGACCAAGACTCCGAACGCCTGGGGACTTTACGACATGTCGGGTAACGTTGCCGAATGGACCCGTGACAATTACTTTGCCATTACGTTCTCTATTGAAAGCTCCAACCCGACCGGTTCCTTCTGGGGCACAGGCAAAGTCCTGAAGGGCGGTTCCTGGAAGGACAAAGAAAAGAAGTTGAACATGACATACCGCGATGACGAAGATCCGCGCTATTGGTCTGACTTCATCGGTTTCCGTTGCGTGTTCCCACTCGAAAGAATCATTCAAGGTAAGAATAATGAGTAA
- the dtd gene encoding D-aminoacyl-tRNA deacylase: MKFLIQRVTKAQVDIDGLTVGKIDNKGFLVLIGVGEGDTREIADRFIKKMLALRIFADENGKTNLSIKDVGGSLLLVSQFTLYANCNKGNRPTFNGAGNPTLANELYEYIIEQCKKEVAIVETGKFGADMQVSLVNDGPFTIMLE; encoded by the coding sequence ATGAAATTCCTCATCCAGCGAGTCACTAAGGCTCAAGTCGATATTGATGGTCTAACAGTCGGTAAAATTGATAACAAGGGATTCCTTGTGCTGATTGGCGTAGGCGAGGGCGATACTCGCGAAATTGCCGACCGCTTCATCAAGAAAATGCTTGCGCTCCGCATCTTTGCCGACGAAAACGGAAAGACGAACCTTTCCATCAAAGATGTTGGCGGCTCGCTTTTGCTCGTTTCTCAATTTACGTTGTATGCCAATTGCAATAAGGGCAATCGCCCGACATTCAATGGTGCTGGCAACCCGACGCTTGCCAATGAACTCTACGAGTACATCATTGAACAGTGCAAAAAAGAAGTTGCCATTGTCGAAACCGGAAAATTCGGTGCCGATATGCAAGTGAGCCTCGTCAACGACGGCCCATTTACTATAATGCTAGAGTGA
- the serC gene encoding 3-phosphoserine/phosphohydroxythreonine transaminase — MANKVYNFSAGPSVLPEQALKEASAACIDFENSGISILSMSHRSKPIENMFAQTEQYLRELMGIPEDYDIVFLGGGCSLLFCMLPMNFLDQNATADYALTGVWANKAYKEAKQFGNALAACDTKSETYSRIDKNLKLSDNATYLHVTANNTIYGTEWHNFPKPKSGFLMADVSSDFLARKINVSDFGVVYGGAQKNISCAGVTVTIIKKGLLGKVNRTIPTMLNFQTHIDAANMFNTPPVFAVYVMNRTLKWLKEFGGVDAIEKVNRSKAALLYSALDNSKVFVGTAAKEDRSIMNVPFVFNKDVVAADKADDLAKEFLEFAKARGLQQLKGHRSVGGFRASIYNAMPVEGVQALVDCLGDFEKKVLG; from the coding sequence ATGGCAAATAAAGTCTATAACTTTAGCGCAGGACCGTCGGTCTTGCCGGAACAGGCACTCAAGGAAGCATCTGCTGCATGCATCGACTTCGAAAACAGCGGCATCAGTATCCTCTCCATGAGTCACCGTTCAAAGCCGATTGAAAACATGTTCGCCCAGACGGAACAGTACCTCCGTGAATTGATGGGCATCCCGGAAGATTACGACATCGTGTTCCTCGGTGGTGGTTGCTCACTTTTGTTCTGCATGCTCCCGATGAACTTCCTCGATCAGAACGCTACGGCCGACTACGCTTTGACCGGCGTCTGGGCAAACAAGGCTTACAAGGAAGCTAAGCAGTTCGGTAACGCTCTCGCCGCTTGCGACACCAAGTCTGAAACTTACAGCCGCATCGACAAGAACTTGAAGCTCAGCGACAACGCTACTTACCTCCACGTGACCGCAAACAACACGATTTACGGTACGGAATGGCACAACTTCCCGAAGCCGAAGTCTGGCTTCCTCATGGCTGACGTGAGCTCCGACTTCCTCGCCCGTAAGATTAACGTGTCTGACTTCGGTGTCGTCTATGGCGGCGCTCAGAAGAACATCAGCTGCGCTGGCGTGACTGTCACGATCATCAAGAAGGGCCTCCTCGGCAAGGTGAACCGCACCATCCCGACCATGCTCAACTTCCAGACCCACATCGACGCTGCCAACATGTTCAACACTCCTCCGGTCTTTGCCGTGTACGTGATGAACCGCACCCTCAAGTGGCTCAAGGAATTCGGTGGCGTGGACGCTATCGAAAAGGTGAACCGCTCCAAGGCTGCTCTCCTTTACAGCGCTCTCGACAACTCCAAGGTGTTCGTCGGTACGGCTGCTAAGGAAGACCGTTCCATCATGAACGTTCCGTTCGTGTTCAACAAGGACGTCGTTGCAGCTGACAAGGCTGACGATCTCGCCAAGGAATTCCTCGAATTCGCTAAGGCTCGTGGCCTCCAGCAGCTCAAGGGTCACCGTTCTGTCGGCGGCTTCCGCGCTTCTATCTACAACGCCATGCCGGTCGAAGGCGTTCAGGCCCTCGTCGACTGCCTCGGCGACTTCGAAAAGAAGGTTCTCGGTTAA
- a CDS encoding GerW family sporulation protein, giving the protein MAIEKLAETLLEKLRYITKAETVIGEPIQAGETTVVPVSRVSVGFGFGGHQNKGDTSASGGGASVDPVAFLVIKGDDVRIMPITKDSSLVSKIMDIVPDITNKFAKKPADN; this is encoded by the coding sequence ATGGCTATTGAAAAACTTGCAGAAACTCTTTTGGAAAAGCTCCGCTACATCACGAAGGCGGAAACTGTCATTGGTGAACCTATCCAGGCGGGCGAAACGACCGTCGTGCCTGTGAGCCGCGTGTCCGTTGGCTTTGGCTTTGGTGGCCACCAGAACAAGGGCGATACGTCTGCATCTGGCGGTGGCGCTTCGGTCGACCCGGTCGCGTTCCTCGTCATCAAGGGCGATGACGTGCGCATCATGCCGATTACCAAGGATAGCTCGCTCGTGTCGAAAATCATGGACATCGTCCCTGATATTACGAATAAATTTGCTAAGAAGCCCGCTGACAATTAA
- a CDS encoding asparaginase encodes MKNIVILATGGTIAGAGEQGKDIGYKSGSIKAQALIDAIPELKNVANICVEQVCNINSDDVTSEIWIALAKRIQELLQREDVDGIVIMHGTDTMEETAFFLSLTLGGSAPSAAGNDAKPVIMTGSMRPATAAEPDGPANLLFAVKSAVALSSPSSCHPGFIPGSPSRYADNAATQESVILEPKAIGSSAVYVAFAGKLMNARSVQKIHANDLDAFAELSCPPHELSCPPPSGHLPLVNTFDISNMRELPRVSVLYFNADADAELVRFAAERSAGLVIAGAGAGEFSRAWADALTDVVSKNKIPVVISTRINRGRIVPEQLLVPGTIAAYDLPPAKAAVLLRLALTTTNDPAAIQKIFLES; translated from the coding sequence ATGAAAAATATTGTGATTCTTGCGACGGGCGGTACTATTGCAGGCGCGGGCGAGCAAGGTAAGGATATAGGGTACAAGTCGGGCTCAATCAAGGCGCAAGCGCTGATTGATGCGATTCCGGAATTGAAGAATGTGGCGAATATTTGCGTGGAGCAAGTTTGCAATATCAATTCGGACGATGTTACTTCTGAAATTTGGATTGCTTTGGCGAAGCGGATTCAGGAACTTTTGCAGCGCGAGGATGTGGACGGTATCGTGATTATGCACGGGACTGATACGATGGAAGAAACCGCTTTCTTCTTGAGTTTGACGCTGGGTGGTTCTGCTCCAAGTGCCGCCGGGAATGATGCGAAACCCGTGATTATGACAGGCTCGATGCGCCCTGCAACTGCTGCAGAACCTGACGGCCCTGCAAACCTCCTCTTTGCCGTGAAAAGCGCTGTAGCTTTGTCATCACCGTCTTCATGTCACCCCGGATTTATTCCGGGGTCGCCATCTCGTTATGCGGACAATGCCGCAACCCAAGAATCTGTCATCCTGGAGCCGAAGGCGATAGGATCCAGTGCGGTATATGTCGCCTTTGCAGGCAAATTAATGAACGCTCGCTCGGTGCAAAAGATTCACGCGAATGATTTGGATGCGTTTGCTGAATTGTCATGCCCGCCTCATGAATTGTCATGCCCGCCACCGAGCGGGCATCTCCCTCTCGTAAATACATTCGACATCTCGAATATGCGCGAATTGCCCCGTGTCTCCGTTCTTTACTTTAACGCTGATGCCGATGCAGAATTGGTGCGCTTTGCGGCGGAGCGCTCGGCAGGGCTTGTCATTGCTGGTGCTGGCGCCGGAGAATTTTCTCGCGCATGGGCGGACGCATTGACGGATGTCGTTTCTAAAAATAAAATCCCCGTCGTGATATCGACGCGAATCAATCGCGGTCGCATTGTCCCGGAACAGCTTCTTGTGCCAGGAACGATTGCCGCTTACGATTTGCCTCCAGCCAAAGCCGCCGTCCTCTTGCGCCTCGCTTTAACTACCACGAATGACCCTGCGGCCATTCAAAAGATTTTTCTAGAGAGCTAA